From the genome of Cognaticolwellia beringensis, one region includes:
- the carA gene encoding glutamine-hydrolyzing carbamoyl-phosphate synthase small subunit produces MTKSAILVLEDGTVFKGTAIGAEGAAVGEVVFNTSMTGYQEILTDPSYAEQIVTLTYPHIGNTGTNSEDEESSTIWAKGLVIRDLPLLASNFRNEQSLDDYLKAKNILGIADIDTRKLTRILREKGAQNGCIIAGDFVDESVEAAKALAQAQAFPGLKGMDLAKVVSTKEAYQWTEGSWQLGKGHVTPEKSEFHVVAYDFGAKRNILRMLVDRGCKLTVVPAETSAEEVLAMNPDGIFLSNGPGDPEPCDYAITAIKKFLTTDIPVFGICLGHQLLGLASGAKTIKMKFGHHGGNHPVKDFERNVVMITAQNHGFAVDEDSLPENLKVTHTSLFDGSIQGIHRTDKPAFSFQGHPEASPGPTDAAPLFDHFIDLIVASKKA; encoded by the coding sequence TTGACTAAATCTGCCATTTTAGTGCTTGAAGACGGCACTGTATTTAAGGGCACCGCTATCGGTGCAGAAGGGGCGGCTGTTGGTGAAGTTGTATTCAATACTTCAATGACTGGCTACCAAGAAATTCTGACAGATCCCTCTTATGCAGAGCAAATTGTTACCCTTACATATCCACACATAGGTAACACAGGTACCAATAGCGAAGATGAAGAATCTAGCACTATTTGGGCAAAAGGTTTAGTAATTCGTGACTTACCGCTATTAGCAAGTAATTTTCGCAATGAGCAAAGTTTAGACGACTACCTAAAAGCAAAAAATATTCTAGGTATTGCCGATATAGACACCCGCAAACTTACGCGTATTTTACGTGAAAAAGGTGCACAAAATGGCTGCATAATAGCGGGTGATTTTGTTGATGAAAGTGTAGAAGCAGCAAAGGCGTTAGCTCAAGCACAAGCTTTCCCTGGCCTTAAAGGTATGGACTTAGCAAAAGTTGTTTCTACAAAAGAAGCATATCAATGGACAGAAGGCAGTTGGCAACTAGGAAAAGGCCATGTTACTCCAGAAAAATCAGAGTTTCATGTCGTTGCATACGATTTTGGTGCTAAACGTAATATTTTACGTATGTTAGTAGACCGAGGTTGTAAATTAACCGTGGTGCCAGCAGAAACTTCTGCGGAAGAAGTATTAGCGATGAATCCTGATGGTATTTTCCTATCAAATGGCCCAGGTGACCCAGAGCCATGTGATTACGCTATTACCGCAATCAAAAAATTCTTAACAACAGATATCCCTGTTTTTGGTATCTGTTTAGGCCATCAATTATTAGGCTTAGCCAGTGGTGCTAAAACCATTAAAATGAAGTTTGGTCATCATGGTGGTAACCATCCGGTAAAAGATTTTGAGCGCAATGTTGTGATGATCACCGCACAAAACCACGGTTTTGCTGTTGATGAAGATAGCTTGCCTGAAAATTTAAAAGTGACGCATACATCACTATTCGATGGTTCAATCCAAGGTATCCACCGTACAGACAAGCCTGCTTTTAGTTTTCAAGGTCATCCTGAAGCGAGCCCCGGTCCAACAGATGCTGCACCATTGTTCGATCATTTTATCGACTTAATCGTTGCTTCGAAAAAAGCTTAG
- a CDS encoding FKBP-type peptidyl-prolyl cis-trans isomerase, whose protein sequence is MSENKLETIEQRVSYGVGRQLGDQLRNNPFKDFDVSAVQAGLADAIANTESQVSDEDLNEAFGIVSKKMQELEQAEAKEKSAEGEAFLVENAKRDEVTTTESGLQYEVIATGEGATPTAASTVRVHYHGTFINGDIFDSSVDRGQPAEFPVGGVIAGWTEALQLMTEGSKWRLYVPYGLAYGERGSQGAIPPYATLVFDVELLAVVS, encoded by the coding sequence ATGTCTGAAAATAAACTTGAAACAATCGAACAACGCGTAAGTTATGGTGTAGGTCGTCAACTAGGTGACCAACTTCGTAACAATCCTTTTAAAGATTTTGACGTATCTGCTGTGCAAGCTGGTTTAGCTGATGCAATTGCAAATACTGAAAGCCAAGTATCTGATGAAGACTTAAATGAAGCCTTTGGTATTGTATCTAAAAAGATGCAAGAACTAGAGCAAGCTGAAGCTAAAGAAAAGTCAGCTGAAGGCGAAGCCTTCTTAGTAGAAAATGCAAAACGTGATGAAGTAACAACCACTGAATCAGGTTTACAGTATGAAGTAATTGCAACAGGTGAAGGCGCAACGCCAACAGCTGCTAGCACAGTACGTGTGCATTACCATGGTACATTCATCAACGGCGATATCTTTGATAGCTCTGTTGATCGTGGCCAACCTGCTGAGTTTCCAGTAGGCGGCGTTATTGCTGGTTGGACAGAAGCATTACAATTAATGACTGAAGGTTCAAAATGGCGCTTATATGTGCCTTACGGCTTAGCTTACGGTGAGCGTGGCTCGCAAGGTGCAATTCCTCCGTACGCAACGTTGGTATTCGACGTTGAGTTATTAGCGGTTGTTAGCTAA
- a CDS encoding rhodanese-like domain-containing protein: protein MILSVPELVEQAKKLVNCVSAAEAFKSKSATFIDVREPEECTASPVENSITIPRGVLEMNIAKHCTDAEMEIYVHCASGGRAALAAEQLQRIGYKNVKAISSPHDDVRQAQKNQ from the coding sequence ATGATTTTATCTGTACCTGAATTAGTCGAACAAGCTAAAAAATTGGTTAATTGTGTTAGCGCAGCAGAAGCATTTAAAAGCAAAAGTGCGACTTTTATTGATGTTCGAGAGCCTGAAGAGTGTACTGCCTCTCCGGTAGAAAACTCAATAACGATTCCACGAGGTGTATTAGAAATGAATATTGCTAAACACTGCACAGACGCGGAAATGGAAATATATGTCCATTGTGCTTCAGGTGGTCGAGCAGCATTAGCCGCAGAGCAACTGCAACGTATTGGCTATAAAAATGTTAAAGCCATAAGTAGCCCGCATGACGACGTTCGTCAGGCACAAAAAAACCAGTAA
- the rlmE gene encoding 23S rRNA (uridine(2552)-2'-O)-methyltransferase RlmE has protein sequence MSKNKVSVSSARWLKEHFDDEYVKKAQRLGLRSRAVFKIEEINNKDKLIKPGMKVVDLGAAPGGWSEYATKVVGDSGQVVACDILAMDPIAGVDFLQGDFREEAVLDALLTRINGKNIDVVMSDMAANFTGNDAADAARSMYLVELALDMCNQVLKKDGAFVVKVFQGEGFEQFIKDARAAFKTVRTRKPESSRARSREVYLVATGFKL, from the coding sequence ATGAGTAAGAATAAGGTCAGTGTCAGTAGTGCTCGTTGGCTAAAAGAGCACTTTGATGATGAATATGTAAAAAAGGCACAACGTTTGGGCCTTCGCTCACGTGCTGTTTTTAAAATTGAAGAGATAAACAATAAAGATAAATTGATCAAGCCTGGAATGAAGGTGGTTGATTTAGGTGCGGCTCCTGGCGGTTGGTCTGAATACGCCACGAAAGTGGTGGGTGATAGCGGGCAAGTTGTTGCATGTGACATTTTAGCGATGGACCCTATTGCAGGTGTGGATTTTCTGCAAGGTGACTTTCGTGAAGAAGCCGTACTAGATGCTTTATTAACTCGAATTAATGGTAAAAATATCGACGTTGTTATGTCTGACATGGCAGCAAACTTTACCGGTAATGACGCTGCAGACGCGGCGCGCAGCATGTATTTAGTGGAACTAGCACTAGATATGTGCAACCAAGTTTTAAAGAAAGATGGCGCTTTTGTAGTGAAAGTGTTTCAAGGAGAGGGCTTTGAGCAATTTATTAAAGATGCTAGAGCCGCATTTAAAACCGTTAGAACTCGCAAGCCTGAATCGTCACGTGCTCGTTCACGTGAAGTTTATCTTGTGGCGACCGGCTTTAAATTGTAG
- the dapB gene encoding 4-hydroxy-tetrahydrodipicolinate reductase, with protein MKVKVAILGCSGRMGRNLIQAAIEHKSVELVGGSVRVGSSFENFDLGEIAGIGAIGQKTTTDYQELLAADVLIDFTSIEATLEHIEWCQQHNKALVIGTTGFSDQQVETLKVAGKNIPVILAPNTSVGVNLLFKLLEITAKAIGDYTDIEIFEAHHRFKKDAPSGTAVKMGQVIADTLGRDLNEVAVYGREGITEERSRETIGFATVRAGDIVGEHTAYFADIGERLELTHKASSRMTFALGAMRAAFWLSEAEPGFYDMQDVLGLKD; from the coding sequence ATGAAAGTGAAAGTAGCCATTTTAGGATGTAGCGGGCGCATGGGCCGCAATTTAATACAAGCGGCAATAGAGCATAAATCTGTTGAGCTTGTCGGTGGTAGTGTTCGTGTTGGTTCATCATTTGAAAATTTCGATTTAGGTGAAATCGCTGGTATTGGCGCTATCGGTCAAAAAACAACAACGGACTATCAAGAATTATTAGCAGCTGATGTGTTAATTGATTTTACGTCAATTGAAGCCACGCTTGAGCATATAGAGTGGTGTCAGCAACACAATAAAGCCTTAGTCATTGGCACTACGGGTTTTTCAGACCAACAAGTAGAAACCCTTAAAGTTGCAGGCAAGAATATACCCGTTATTTTGGCACCTAATACTAGTGTTGGTGTAAATTTATTGTTTAAGTTGCTCGAAATTACGGCCAAAGCGATTGGCGACTATACTGATATAGAAATTTTTGAGGCGCATCACAGATTTAAGAAAGATGCACCATCAGGTACCGCAGTGAAAATGGGCCAAGTTATCGCGGATACCTTAGGACGTGACCTTAATGAAGTCGCAGTATATGGCAGAGAAGGCATTACAGAAGAGCGAAGCCGAGAAACTATAGGTTTTGCCACAGTGCGTGCTGGCGATATTGTTGGTGAACATACTGCTTATTTTGCAGACATTGGTGAACGGTTAGAATTAACCCATAAAGCAAGTTCCAGAATGACTTTTGCTTTAGGTGCAATGCGAGCGGCTTTCTGGTTAAGTGAAGCCGAACCGGGTTTTTATGATATGCAAGATGTATTGGGTTTAAAAGATTAA
- the yhbY gene encoding ribosome assembly RNA-binding protein YhbY: protein MNLNNKQIQYLKGLAHSLKPVVMLGNNGLTEAVVAEIDYALNHHELIKIKIPTDDRETKALIVEAICRETNSTKVQVIGKTLVIFRQTEEKKIRIPKI, encoded by the coding sequence ATGAACTTAAATAATAAACAAATACAGTATTTAAAAGGCCTTGCACATAGCCTTAAACCCGTTGTAATGCTAGGTAACAACGGCCTTACAGAAGCAGTAGTAGCAGAAATCGACTACGCTTTAAATCATCATGAATTAATTAAGATTAAAATCCCTACGGATGATCGTGAAACGAAAGCACTTATTGTTGAAGCTATTTGTCGTGAAACAAATTCAACTAAAGTACAAGTGATCGGTAAAACCTTAGTTATCTTCCGTCAAACGGAAGAAAAGAAAATTCGTATTCCAAAAATTTAA
- the ftsH gene encoding ATP-dependent zinc metalloprotease FtsH, with product MAKNLILWLVIAVVLMSVFQSFTPGSGKDQQVDYTQFVQDVRQGQIREVDVDRNGVINGIKRSGEQFVTVIPGGYDRDLINDLVKQGVNASGELPEEPSFLMTIFVSWFPMILLIGVWIFFMRQMQGGGGKGAMSFGKSKARLLGEDQIKTTFADVAGCDEAKEEVSELVDYLKDPSRFQKLGGRIPSGVLMVGQPGTGKTLLAKAIAGEAKVPFFTISGSDFVEMFVGVGASRVRDMFEQAKKAAPCIIFIDEIDAVGRQRGAGMGGGHDEREQTLNQMLVEMDGFEGNEGVIVIAATNRPDVLDPALLRPGRFDRQVTVGLPDIRGREQILKVHMRKVPLGDDVKASVIARGTPGFSGADLANLVNEAALFAARSARRVVGMAEFEKAKDKIMMGSERRSMVMTESEKEMTAYHEAGHAIVGRLVPDHDPVYKVSIMPRGRALGVTMYLPEQDRFSHSKQHLESNISSLYGGRIAEEMIYGFEKVSTGASNDIERATQLARKMVTQWGFSQKMGPMLFAEEEGEVFLGRTSSKSLNMSDETARAIDEEIKEFVNRNYERAATILKENEDILHAMKDALMEYETIDALQVDDLMNRTKVRPPADFESRDSDNKSDNNTDSSKPSAKKDEEAKDAKEPKSSTDNSDIPAS from the coding sequence ATGGCAAAAAATCTTATTTTATGGTTAGTTATTGCAGTTGTATTAATGTCTGTTTTCCAAAGTTTTACCCCTGGAAGCGGCAAAGATCAACAAGTGGATTACACACAATTTGTCCAAGACGTACGTCAAGGGCAGATTCGAGAAGTAGACGTTGATCGAAACGGCGTTATTAATGGTATTAAACGTAGTGGTGAACAATTTGTTACTGTTATACCTGGCGGCTATGATCGTGATTTAATCAACGATTTAGTTAAGCAGGGTGTTAACGCATCGGGCGAGTTGCCAGAAGAACCTAGTTTCTTAATGACTATTTTTGTCTCTTGGTTCCCAATGATATTGCTGATTGGTGTGTGGATATTCTTCATGCGTCAAATGCAAGGTGGGGGCGGTAAAGGCGCGATGAGCTTTGGTAAATCAAAAGCGCGTTTATTAGGTGAAGATCAAATTAAAACCACTTTTGCTGATGTTGCTGGTTGTGATGAAGCAAAAGAAGAAGTGTCGGAATTAGTTGATTACTTAAAAGACCCATCACGTTTTCAAAAACTAGGTGGACGTATTCCATCAGGTGTTTTGATGGTTGGTCAGCCAGGTACAGGTAAAACATTATTAGCAAAAGCAATTGCTGGTGAAGCAAAAGTGCCTTTCTTTACAATTTCGGGTTCAGATTTTGTTGAAATGTTTGTCGGTGTTGGTGCATCACGTGTTCGTGACATGTTCGAACAAGCAAAAAAAGCGGCACCATGTATCATCTTTATCGATGAAATTGATGCGGTAGGTCGCCAGCGTGGCGCAGGTATGGGCGGTGGTCATGATGAACGTGAGCAAACGCTTAACCAAATGCTAGTTGAGATGGATGGTTTTGAAGGTAATGAAGGCGTTATTGTAATTGCTGCTACTAACCGTCCTGATGTATTAGATCCAGCGTTATTACGTCCTGGTCGTTTTGACCGTCAAGTAACGGTTGGCTTACCTGATATTCGTGGTCGTGAACAAATTCTTAAAGTACATATGCGTAAAGTCCCTTTAGGTGATGATGTTAAAGCATCGGTTATTGCTCGTGGTACCCCAGGATTTTCAGGTGCTGACTTAGCTAACTTAGTTAACGAAGCGGCTTTATTTGCGGCACGTTCAGCACGTCGTGTTGTTGGTATGGCAGAATTTGAAAAAGCTAAAGACAAAATCATGATGGGCTCAGAACGTCGTTCTATGGTAATGACTGAGTCAGAAAAAGAAATGACAGCATATCATGAAGCAGGACACGCGATTGTTGGTCGTTTAGTACCAGATCACGATCCTGTTTATAAGGTGAGTATTATGCCGCGTGGCCGTGCGTTAGGTGTCACTATGTACTTACCTGAGCAAGATCGTTTTAGTCACAGCAAGCAGCATCTAGAAAGTAACATTTCATCTTTATACGGTGGTCGTATTGCTGAAGAAATGATTTACGGTTTTGAAAAAGTGTCAACGGGTGCTTCAAACGATATTGAACGTGCTACACAACTTGCGCGTAAAATGGTAACACAGTGGGGCTTTTCTCAAAAAATGGGTCCTATGCTATTCGCTGAAGAAGAAGGTGAAGTATTCTTAGGCAGAACATCGTCTAAATCGTTGAATATGTCTGATGAAACTGCTCGTGCTATCGATGAAGAAATTAAAGAATTTGTTAATCGTAACTATGAGCGTGCAGCAACTATTTTAAAAGAAAATGAAGACATCTTACACGCAATGAAAGACGCTTTAATGGAATATGAAACCATTGATGCTTTGCAAGTTGATGATTTAATGAATCGTACTAAAGTTCGTCCACCGGCTGATTTTGAGTCTAGGGACTCTGACAATAAGTCAGACAATAATACTGATTCTAGTAAACCATCGGCTAAAAAAGATGAAGAAGCAAAGGATGCTAAAGAGCCTAAAAGCTCAACGGATAATTCAGATATTCCAGCTTCATAG
- the carB gene encoding carbamoyl-phosphate synthase large subunit — MPKRTDLKSILILGAGPIVIGQACEFDYSGAQACKALREEGYRVILVNSNPATIMTDPEMADATYIEPIHWEVVRKIIEKERPCAVLPTMGGQTALNCALELEAKGVLKEFNVEMIGATADAIDKAEDRSRFDKAMKAIGLETPRAEIVHTIAEAHAASKNLGFPCIIRPSFTMGGSGGGIAYNREEFDEICTRGLDLSPTSELLIDESLIGWKEYEMEVVRDKNDNCIIICSIENFDPMGIHTGDSITVAPAQTLTDKEYQIMRNASIAVLREIGVETGGSNVQFGICPDTGRMVIIEMNPRVSRSSALASKATGFPIAKIAAKLAVGYTLDELTNDITGGATPASFEPTIDYVVTKIPRFNFEKFAGCEDRLTTQMKSVGEVMAIGRNQQESLQKALRGLEVGVSGFDPMVDVTQPGAKTKIMHELQEAGSDRIWYIADAFRLGLSVDDIYRLTKIDRWFLVQIEDIVLEEAKVADGGLKVLNPVYLRKLKRKGFADSRLADLIGVAEAEVRKKRHNAGIFPVYKRVDTCAAEFSSDTAYMYSTYDEECEANPTNNEKIMILGGGPNRIGQGIEFDYCCVHAALALREDGYETIMVNCNPETVSTDYDTSDRLYFESITFEDVLEIVRIEKPKGVIVQYGGQTPLKLARALEAAGVPIIGTSPDAIDRAEDRERFQQAVDRLGLLQPENATVTSIDEAMAKAEAIGFPLVVRPSYVLGGRAMEIVYDLDDLRRYMTEAVNVSNDSPVLLDHFLDDAIEVDIDVVCDGTDVVVGGIMQHIEQAGVHSGDSACSLPAYSLSQEVQDVMRKQVTDLAFELGVVGLMNTQMAVKDGKVYLIEVNPRAARTIPFVSKATAVPLAKIGARVMAGKSLKEQGITKEVIPPYFSVKEVVIPFNKFHGSDPLVGPEMRSTGEVMGVGNTFEEAYAKANLGAGVSVPKDGRALISVRNSDKGRVVELGKQMVALGYELDATHGTAVILGEANIPCRLVNKVHEGRPHILDRIKNGEYTYIINTTEGRKAIEDSKVLRGGALRYKVAYTTTLNAAFAACQSHAADDRNIVTSIQELHKRCI, encoded by the coding sequence ATGCCAAAACGTACTGACTTAAAAAGTATCTTGATCTTAGGCGCGGGACCCATTGTTATTGGTCAAGCATGTGAATTTGATTATTCTGGTGCACAAGCATGTAAAGCACTACGCGAAGAAGGTTACCGAGTTATATTAGTTAACTCGAATCCTGCAACAATAATGACCGACCCTGAAATGGCTGATGCAACATATATTGAGCCTATTCACTGGGAAGTTGTGCGCAAGATTATAGAAAAAGAACGCCCTTGTGCGGTATTGCCGACTATGGGCGGTCAAACCGCATTAAACTGTGCGCTTGAGCTTGAAGCTAAAGGTGTATTAAAAGAATTTAATGTTGAAATGATTGGTGCTACGGCTGATGCGATTGATAAAGCAGAAGATCGTAGTCGTTTTGACAAAGCAATGAAAGCCATTGGTCTAGAAACGCCGCGCGCTGAAATTGTCCACACTATTGCAGAAGCACACGCAGCGAGCAAAAATTTAGGCTTCCCTTGTATTATACGTCCATCATTCACTATGGGTGGCTCGGGTGGCGGTATTGCTTATAACCGCGAAGAATTTGATGAAATTTGTACACGTGGTTTAGATCTTTCTCCTACTTCTGAATTATTGATTGATGAATCTTTAATCGGTTGGAAAGAGTATGAAATGGAAGTAGTTCGCGACAAAAATGATAACTGTATCATTATCTGTTCGATTGAAAACTTCGACCCTATGGGAATTCATACGGGTGACTCGATCACGGTTGCACCGGCACAAACATTAACCGATAAAGAATACCAAATCATGCGTAATGCATCGATTGCCGTATTACGTGAAATCGGTGTTGAAACGGGTGGTTCAAACGTCCAGTTTGGTATTTGTCCTGATACCGGTCGTATGGTGATTATTGAGATGAACCCTCGTGTATCTCGCTCATCTGCGCTCGCTTCTAAAGCAACGGGTTTCCCAATTGCTAAAATTGCTGCAAAACTGGCTGTAGGTTACACCTTAGATGAATTAACTAATGATATTACTGGCGGCGCAACACCGGCATCTTTTGAACCGACTATCGATTACGTTGTAACAAAAATTCCACGTTTCAACTTTGAAAAATTTGCTGGCTGTGAAGACAGACTAACCACCCAAATGAAATCAGTGGGTGAAGTTATGGCTATTGGTCGTAACCAGCAAGAATCATTACAAAAAGCATTGCGCGGCTTAGAAGTTGGCGTTAGTGGTTTTGACCCTATGGTGGATGTGACTCAACCTGGCGCTAAAACTAAGATCATGCACGAATTGCAAGAAGCGGGTTCTGACCGAATTTGGTATATCGCTGATGCTTTCCGCTTAGGCTTATCGGTTGACGATATTTACCGTTTGACGAAAATTGACCGTTGGTTCTTAGTCCAAATTGAAGACATTGTATTAGAAGAAGCAAAAGTTGCTGATGGTGGTTTGAAAGTATTGAACCCTGTTTATTTGCGTAAATTAAAACGTAAAGGTTTTGCTGATTCTCGTTTAGCCGATTTAATTGGTGTTGCTGAAGCTGAAGTGCGTAAAAAACGTCATAATGCGGGGATTTTCCCCGTATACAAACGTGTTGATACTTGTGCTGCAGAATTCAGTTCTGACACGGCTTATATGTACTCTACTTATGATGAAGAGTGTGAAGCCAACCCGACAAATAATGAAAAGATCATGATACTCGGTGGTGGTCCTAACCGCATTGGTCAAGGTATCGAGTTTGATTATTGTTGTGTTCATGCGGCATTAGCATTACGCGAAGACGGTTATGAAACCATTATGGTTAACTGTAACCCAGAAACGGTTTCAACAGATTATGATACGTCTGACCGTTTATATTTTGAGTCAATTACCTTTGAAGATGTACTTGAAATTGTTCGTATAGAAAAGCCAAAAGGCGTTATCGTGCAATACGGTGGTCAAACGCCACTTAAATTAGCCCGCGCTTTAGAAGCAGCAGGTGTACCCATTATTGGTACATCTCCAGATGCCATTGACCGCGCAGAAGACAGAGAGCGCTTCCAACAAGCGGTAGACCGTTTAGGTTTATTACAGCCTGAAAATGCCACCGTTACCTCAATTGATGAAGCAATGGCGAAAGCTGAAGCGATTGGTTTCCCATTAGTGGTTCGCCCATCTTATGTTCTAGGTGGTCGCGCTATGGAAATCGTTTATGATTTAGATGACTTACGTCGTTACATGACTGAAGCAGTTAATGTATCGAACGATTCACCGGTACTGCTCGATCATTTCCTTGATGATGCTATTGAAGTCGATATTGATGTGGTTTGTGATGGTACAGATGTAGTTGTTGGCGGCATTATGCAACACATTGAACAAGCGGGTGTACATTCAGGTGACTCAGCATGTTCATTACCTGCCTATAGCTTAAGTCAAGAAGTACAAGATGTCATGCGCAAGCAAGTGACTGATTTAGCGTTTGAATTAGGTGTTGTTGGTCTAATGAATACGCAAATGGCAGTAAAAGACGGCAAAGTATATTTAATTGAAGTTAACCCTCGTGCTGCGCGTACTATACCGTTTGTATCGAAAGCCACTGCGGTGCCTTTAGCGAAAATAGGTGCCCGAGTAATGGCGGGTAAATCACTGAAAGAGCAAGGGATTACTAAGGAAGTTATTCCTCCGTATTTCTCTGTGAAAGAAGTGGTTATTCCGTTTAACAAATTCCATGGTAGTGATCCTTTAGTTGGACCAGAAATGCGTTCAACCGGTGAAGTGATGGGCGTAGGTAATACCTTTGAAGAGGCTTACGCAAAAGCTAACTTAGGTGCAGGTGTATCTGTACCGAAAGATGGCCGCGCGTTAATTTCAGTTCGCAATAGTGATAAAGGTCGTGTAGTTGAACTAGGCAAACAAATGGTTGCTTTAGGTTACGAGCTAGATGCGACTCACGGCACAGCGGTTATACTTGGAGAAGCTAATATACCTTGTCGCTTAGTAAATAAAGTACACGAAGGTCGCCCACATATTCTTGATAGAATTAAGAATGGCGAGTACACCTACATTATTAACACGACAGAAGGCCGTAAGGCGATTGAAGATTCTAAAGTGTTACGTGGTGGTGCTTTACGTTACAAAGTCGCATATACTACAACTCTGAACGCTGCATTTGCCGCCTGTCAATCACATGCTGCAGATGATCGTAATATCGTAACCTCAATACAAGAGTTACATAAACGTTGTATATAG
- the greA gene encoding transcription elongation factor GreA, which translates to MTKYPMTLLGAEQLKEELRILKTEKRPRIVKDIATAREHGDLKENAEYHAAKEEQGFCEGRIQDIEGRLCNAQVIDITAIPNRGKVIFGTTVKLLNLDTDVEVTYQIVGDDEADFKTGRISLNSPIARGLIGKEVDTEIEITTPGGVVEYEIIAVEHI; encoded by the coding sequence ATGACAAAATATCCTATGACACTGTTAGGTGCTGAGCAATTAAAAGAAGAACTCAGAATTTTAAAAACCGAAAAACGTCCGCGTATAGTCAAAGATATTGCTACGGCTCGTGAGCATGGCGATTTAAAAGAAAACGCAGAGTACCATGCAGCTAAAGAAGAGCAAGGTTTCTGTGAAGGTCGCATTCAAGACATTGAAGGCAGACTGTGTAACGCACAAGTTATTGATATAACTGCAATACCTAACCGAGGTAAGGTAATATTCGGTACAACAGTAAAATTGCTAAATCTAGATACTGATGTTGAAGTGACTTACCAAATTGTTGGAGACGACGAAGCCGACTTTAAAACCGGACGTATCTCATTAAACTCACCGATTGCCCGTGGCTTAATTGGTAAAGAAGTTGATACTGAAATCGAAATTACCACACCGGGTGGCGTGGTTGAATATGAGATTATCGCGGTAGAACATATTTAA
- a CDS encoding ketopantoate reductase family protein, with product MHFVIVGCGAVGGYFGGRLAQHGEHVTFVARGEQFKAMQTSGLTIKSIEGDVQLNNVNVVNGESLTENSLAAPADVIFLCVKSYQLPAALAQIKPLIVNNTRVIPLLNGVNAADIMQAQGIPRENIIGGLAKIIAEKSATGVINHTGAKPHITLGAFIYKPTVNSTTVKMSEQGAALQDEETARLSAIAKRLKLAGISVGVTSDIELALWRKYILVAAWGALASARKLNLGEIRSQSHIAFLLERIVNEYADIARKSGVNLGDKHIKETLSFLSRLPDSSETSMQRDFAAGNNSEFDVLVAYPMLLVKEFNLSAPVLTQCYTKLST from the coding sequence ATGCATTTTGTTATCGTTGGGTGCGGTGCTGTTGGTGGTTATTTTGGTGGCCGTTTAGCGCAGCACGGTGAACATGTGACGTTTGTTGCCCGTGGCGAGCAATTTAAAGCCATGCAAACATCGGGGTTAACTATCAAGAGTATTGAAGGAGATGTGCAACTAAATAATGTTAATGTGGTTAATGGCGAAAGCTTAACGGAAAATAGCTTAGCAGCACCTGCCGATGTTATATTTCTCTGTGTAAAATCGTATCAATTACCCGCCGCTCTTGCACAAATAAAACCATTAATAGTAAATAATACCCGCGTAATACCTTTATTAAATGGCGTTAATGCTGCAGATATTATGCAAGCGCAGGGCATCCCACGAGAAAATATTATTGGCGGTTTAGCAAAAATCATTGCCGAGAAATCGGCTACGGGGGTTATCAATCATACCGGCGCTAAACCTCATATCACTTTAGGTGCTTTTATTTATAAACCGACAGTGAATAGTACGACTGTAAAAATGAGTGAGCAGGGTGCTGCCTTGCAAGATGAAGAAACTGCACGACTTAGTGCAATAGCCAAGCGCTTGAAATTAGCAGGTATTAGCGTTGGGGTTACCAGTGATATAGAACTGGCGTTATGGCGAAAGTATATACTTGTTGCTGCCTGGGGAGCTTTAGCCTCAGCGAGAAAGCTAAATTTAGGCGAAATTCGTTCACAAAGTCATATCGCATTTTTATTAGAGCGCATTGTTAATGAATATGCCGATATTGCGCGCAAATCTGGCGTAAACCTAGGCGATAAACATATCAAAGAAACATTGAGCTTTTTATCACGCTTACCCGACAGTAGCGAAACCTCAATGCAACGAGACTTTGCCGCGGGGAATAACTCTGAATTTGATGTGCTAGTTGCTTATCCTATGCTACTAGTTAAAGAGTTTAATTTATCAGCGCCGGTGTTAACGCAGTGTTATACCAAGTTGAGTACTTAA